In Bradyrhizobium sp. 200, the sequence GGCGGACATTGCAATGGGTGCCAATGTCATGTTGATCGCCTTCATCGCCACGGTGATCGGTGGTTTAGGCAGCATACCGGGAGCCGTTGCCGCCGGCTTCCTGATCGGCGCCGCCAGCGTCGTGTTTCAGGCCACGCTGCCGCACGATGCCCGTGTCTTCCGAGACGCCTTTGTCTATGGCGCCGTGATCGTGGTGCTGCTGGTGCGTCCGCAAGGGCTGTTCGCGCCGAAATCCACCAAGCAGAGGGTCTGACGAATGTCGCAGCGACCGTCGGTCCTCTGGCGAACGATCGTGACACCACTCGTCGTGATCGCGATTCTGCTCGTTATTGCCGCCTTGACCTATCAATTCGGCAGCCGGGCCTTCAATCGCACCGTGGTCGAGATGTTCATCAACATCATGGTCGTCGTCGGCCTCTACGTTTTCGTCGGCAATTCCGGCCTGCTGTCGTTCGGCCATATCAGCTTCATGTGCCTCGGCGCCTACATGACGGCATGGCTGACCATCCCTCCGGTCATGAAGTCGATCACGCTCAAGGGGCTGCCGCCATGGCTGCTGCACGCGCAGTTGCCGATGTGGGTCGCCACGCCGATCTCGGGTGTTTTCGCGGCCCTGTTCGCGCTCGTCGTCGGGCGCGTTATCATGCGGCTGTCGGGAATAGCCGCCTCGATCGCCACCTTTGGGCTTCTTGGCGTTGTCAACAATGTCTATTCGAACTGGGACTCGGTAACCGGCGGACAAGGTTCTATCGTCGGCATACCGCCCACCATGAATGTCTGGATCGGATGGCTGGGTACCGCGGTCGCCATCGCGATCGCCTATCTTTATTCGATTTCCCGCTCGGGTTTGGCGCTTCGCGCCACCCGCGACGAGGCCGTGGCCGCCAGCGCCTCCGGCATTGATATTGTCCGCGAGCGGTTGATCGCCTTCGTTGTAAGCGCTTTCATCATAGGTCTTGCCGGCGCGCTCTATGCGCACTTCCTGAGCATCGTCAATCCGGGCGCGTTCTATCTGCGCACGACGTTCATCACACTGTCGATGCTGGTGGTTGGCGGCATGTACAGCCTTACCGGTGCCGTCAGCGGCGTCGTCGTGATTTCAGCGCTGATCGAATTGTTTCGCAATCTCGAAAAGGGCGTCGGCCTCGGCGGCCTGACCATCGCGCTTCCGAATGGAGTGCAGGAGATCGCGATCGGCATCATCACCATCGTGATCCTGATGTACCTGCCAACCGGCCTCACCCGAAACCGGGAATTCTCCTGGCGAGGCTGGCCGCTCACGCGGCGGTTGCCGCGCCCCGTGCAGACGGCCCTGAAGGAATTGAACTGAAGTCCGATCAACAGGAGGAGTGGTTAGATGTTTTTTACGAGAACACTGGGTACCTTGGCAGCTATGACGGCGCTGTGCTGT encodes:
- a CDS encoding branched-chain amino acid ABC transporter permease; this encodes MTPLVVIAILLVIAALTYQFGSRAFNRTVVEMFINIMVVVGLYVFVGNSGLLSFGHISFMCLGAYMTAWLTIPPVMKSITLKGLPPWLLHAQLPMWVATPISGVFAALFALVVGRVIMRLSGIAASIATFGLLGVVNNVYSNWDSVTGGQGSIVGIPPTMNVWIGWLGTAVAIAIAYLYSISRSGLALRATRDEAVAASASGIDIVRERLIAFVVSAFIIGLAGALYAHFLSIVNPGAFYLRTTFITLSMLVVGGMYSLTGAVSGVVVISALIELFRNLEKGVGLGGLTIALPNGVQEIAIGIITIVILMYLPTGLTRNREFSWRGWPLTRRLPRPVQTALKELN